A stretch of the Pontibaca methylaminivorans genome encodes the following:
- a CDS encoding NAD-dependent epimerase/dehydratase family protein produces the protein MKTILVTGGAGYIGSHACKALKAAGYIPVTYDNLLTGWRDAVKFGPFEEGDLSDRA, from the coding sequence ATGAAAACGATACTCGTCACCGGCGGGGCAGGCTATATCGGTTCGCATGCCTGCAAGGCGCTGAAGGCGGCAGGTTACATCCCCGTCACCTATGACAATCTGCTGACCGGCTGGCGCGACGCGGTGAAGTTCGGCCCCTTCGAGGAAGGCGACCTTTCCGACCGCGC